A portion of the Actomonas aquatica genome contains these proteins:
- a CDS encoding glycoside hydrolase family 2 protein produces the protein MITPLRLCLVFLVSSLSVWADTAISSLLSRPTTSLDGLWSIVVDPYDNGFYNYRYTPFDATGKLTGGYGQDLPHDNKSGLIEYNFDTAPKIQVPGDWNSQDEKLYLYEGSVWYRRTFDAPAVADGERVFLHFGAANYRADVYLNGAKLGMHIGGFTPFDFEVTGKLQPTGNSLVVRVNNNRHLEAVPTVNTDWWNYGGITRSVQLVTVPAVFVRDYALALARGEGDVLRMAVDVEAPEGGAALPETVTVAIPELGVRENLTVDADGHAKGEVTLRRLVRWTPEIPRLYEVRIEAGDDVVTERMGFRTIETAGTDILLNGESVFFRGICMHEENPFRGGRAWSEDDARLMLGWAKELGCNFVRLAHYPHNVNMARIADEMGLMLWEEIPVYWTIQWENPDTLANARAQLADLIVRDRNRASVMVWSVANETPLSEPRMQFLGTLVKDARALDPTRLVSAAMEVHRDPEHPEMRIVNDPFGELTDLVSFNQYVGWYDGLPENCDRVKWRVDYQKPVFISEWGGGAKAGYHADALTRWSEEFQADIYRRGIPMLESIPQLRGMSPWILVDFRSPRRPLADIQDGWNRKGLISDRGERKQAFAILQAYYQRKAQAEIDAQAGSGVKAPATATTPQK, from the coding sequence ATGATCACTCCTCTGCGTCTGTGCCTTGTTTTCCTTGTTTCCAGTCTGTCGGTTTGGGCGGACACCGCGATTTCGTCGCTGCTGTCACGGCCGACGACGAGCCTCGATGGGCTGTGGAGCATCGTGGTCGATCCCTACGACAACGGGTTCTACAACTACCGTTACACGCCGTTTGACGCGACGGGCAAACTGACCGGCGGCTACGGTCAGGATCTGCCGCACGACAACAAGAGCGGCTTGATCGAATACAACTTCGACACCGCGCCGAAGATCCAGGTGCCGGGCGACTGGAATTCGCAGGACGAGAAATTGTATCTCTACGAGGGCAGTGTGTGGTATCGGCGCACCTTTGACGCGCCGGCGGTGGCGGACGGCGAGCGAGTGTTTCTGCATTTTGGCGCGGCCAATTATCGGGCCGATGTTTACCTCAACGGCGCGAAACTCGGCATGCACATCGGTGGGTTCACGCCGTTTGATTTTGAGGTGACGGGCAAGCTGCAGCCGACCGGCAATTCACTGGTGGTGCGGGTGAACAACAACCGCCACCTCGAGGCGGTGCCGACGGTGAACACCGATTGGTGGAACTACGGCGGCATCACGCGCAGTGTGCAGTTGGTGACGGTGCCGGCGGTGTTTGTGCGCGACTATGCGCTGGCGCTGGCGCGCGGGGAGGGCGACGTGTTGCGCATGGCGGTGGACGTGGAGGCTCCCGAAGGGGGCGCGGCGTTGCCGGAAACGGTGACGGTGGCGATCCCCGAACTCGGCGTGCGCGAAAACCTCACGGTGGATGCCGACGGACACGCGAAGGGTGAGGTGACGCTGCGCCGACTCGTGCGGTGGACGCCGGAGATTCCGCGTTTGTATGAGGTGCGGATCGAGGCGGGCGACGACGTCGTGACCGAGCGCATGGGCTTCCGCACGATCGAGACGGCGGGCACGGATATTTTGCTCAACGGCGAGTCGGTGTTTTTCCGCGGCATCTGCATGCACGAGGAGAATCCGTTCCGCGGCGGGCGGGCCTGGTCGGAGGATGACGCGCGTTTGATGTTGGGTTGGGCCAAGGAGCTGGGCTGCAACTTCGTGCGGCTGGCGCACTATCCGCACAACGTGAACATGGCCCGCATCGCCGACGAAATGGGGCTGATGTTGTGGGAGGAGATTCCGGTGTATTGGACGATCCAGTGGGAGAATCCCGACACGCTGGCCAATGCGCGGGCGCAGCTCGCCGACCTGATTGTGCGCGACCGCAATCGCGCCAGCGTGATGGTGTGGTCGGTGGCGAATGAGACGCCGTTGAGCGAGCCGCGTATGCAGTTTCTGGGCACGCTGGTGAAGGACGCGCGGGCGCTCGATCCGACGCGCCTCGTGTCGGCGGCGATGGAGGTGCATCGCGATCCGGAGCATCCGGAGATGCGCATCGTGAACGATCCGTTTGGCGAGCTGACGGACCTGGTGAGTTTCAACCAATACGTCGGCTGGTATGACGGCCTGCCGGAGAACTGCGACCGGGTGAAGTGGCGCGTCGATTACCAGAAGCCGGTATTCATCAGCGAATGGGGCGGCGGCGCGAAGGCCGGTTATCACGCGGATGCGCTCACGCGTTGGAGCGAAGAGTTCCAGGCCGACATTTATCGGCGCGGCATTCCGATGCTCGAATCGATCCCGCAGCTGCGCGGTATGTCGCCGTGGATCCTGGTGGACTTCCGTTCGCCGCGGCGTCCGCTGGCGGACATCCAGGACGGCTGGAACCGCAAGGGGCTCATCAGCGATCGCGGCGAGCGCAAGCAGGCCTTTGCGATCCTGCAGGCGTATTATCAACGCAAGGCGCAGGCAGAGATCGATGCGCAGGCCGGCTCGGGCGTGAAGGCCCCTGCGACGGCGACGACGCCGCAAAAGTAA
- a CDS encoding uroporphyrinogen decarboxylase family protein, giving the protein MNRGLFLKLAREGHCMPIGTHLVLHERPDAEDVMLDGTALGEVVVESARRFGTPLAVPLMDLTLEKEAMLRAMGVEAEELAKFHFESLPEREMGRVELTPRMRATCDAIAHVTQLPELLPMGMAIGPYSLLTKLVRDPITPVYMTGMGMTAEQEPDIALMETLLELGERVILRYVNAQIDAGAKAIVICEPAANLVYFSPLQMEDNPGPFEHFVMEPMQRLAAVLEARDVDLVFHDCGELTDDMVERFGQLGAAMLSFGSSRDMVEDADLVPDDVVLYGNLPSKNFYATELTTDEVEARGRELVERMAKTKHPFILGTECDVLSVPGKEGEITSKVTALMRCGCKVAVDTAPNGPRCEGV; this is encoded by the coding sequence ATGAACCGAGGACTGTTTCTGAAACTCGCCCGAGAAGGACACTGCATGCCGATTGGCACCCATCTGGTGCTGCATGAACGTCCGGATGCGGAGGACGTGATGTTGGATGGAACGGCGCTTGGCGAAGTGGTGGTGGAGTCGGCCCGGCGTTTTGGCACGCCGTTGGCGGTTCCGCTGATGGACCTCACTTTGGAAAAGGAGGCGATGTTGCGGGCCATGGGCGTCGAGGCGGAGGAGTTGGCCAAGTTTCATTTCGAGTCGTTGCCCGAACGGGAAATGGGGCGGGTGGAGCTCACGCCGCGGATGCGGGCGACCTGTGATGCGATCGCGCATGTGACGCAGTTGCCGGAGTTGCTGCCGATGGGAATGGCGATCGGGCCGTATTCGTTGCTGACGAAGCTGGTGCGGGATCCGATTACGCCGGTGTATATGACGGGCATGGGCATGACGGCAGAACAGGAGCCGGACATAGCCCTGATGGAGACGCTGCTGGAGCTCGGGGAGCGAGTGATCCTGCGCTACGTGAATGCGCAGATCGATGCAGGGGCCAAGGCGATCGTGATCTGTGAGCCGGCGGCCAACCTGGTGTATTTCTCGCCGCTGCAGATGGAGGACAATCCGGGTCCGTTTGAGCATTTTGTGATGGAGCCGATGCAGCGGCTGGCGGCGGTGTTGGAGGCGCGGGACGTGGATCTGGTGTTCCATGATTGCGGCGAATTGACCGATGACATGGTCGAGCGGTTTGGTCAGCTCGGTGCGGCGATGCTGAGTTTTGGCAGCTCGCGTGACATGGTGGAGGATGCCGATCTGGTGCCGGACGACGTGGTGCTCTATGGCAATCTGCCGTCGAAGAATTTTTATGCGACGGAGCTGACGACGGATGAAGTCGAAGCCCGCGGGCGTGAGTTGGTGGAGCGGATGGCGAAGACGAAGCATCCGTTCATTCTGGGCACGGAGTGCGACGTGTTGAGCGTGCCGGGCAAGGAAGGTGAGATCACCAGCAAGGTCACCGCGCTGATGCGCTGCGGCTGTAAGGTCGCAGTGGATACGGCACCGAACGGGCCGCGGTGTGAAGGGGTGTGA
- a CDS encoding transposase yields the protein MDDVSQNRFPGRLHHQVPGWVTAGAVFHIRVRAVGTVLTEPEIAEAMLESVRFYHETGRWHAVLVLLMPDHLHALLAFPPDREMSKGIGAWKAFQAKELGVVWQSGFFDHRIRREEELATTWDYIRRNPVVKKLCKTEEDWRWCWSSSRG from the coding sequence GTGGATGACGTGAGCCAGAATCGCTTTCCGGGGCGGCTTCACCATCAGGTGCCGGGGTGGGTGACAGCGGGGGCGGTGTTCCACATCCGGGTGAGGGCGGTTGGAACTGTGCTCACGGAACCTGAGATCGCGGAGGCGATGCTGGAGTCCGTGCGGTTTTATCACGAAACGGGTCGTTGGCATGCTGTGCTGGTGCTGCTCATGCCAGATCATCTTCACGCCCTGCTCGCGTTTCCGCCTGATCGGGAAATGTCTAAGGGGATAGGCGCGTGGAAGGCGTTTCAGGCAAAAGAGCTCGGGGTGGTTTGGCAGAGCGGTTTTTTTGATCATCGCATTCGGCGCGAGGAAGAGCTGGCGACGACGTGGGACTACATTCGGCGAAATCCGGTGGTGAAGAAGCTATGCAAGACGGAGGAGGATTGGCGCTGGTGCTGGTCGTCGTCTCGGGGCTGA
- a CDS encoding DUF1810 domain-containing protein, with amino-acid sequence MASDDNQPSSAADPFDLQRFLYAQEGPYKIALRELRAGKKTSHWMWFIFPQLAGLGTSPMAERFAIQSRDEAAAYLAHKTLGARLHACAAALLTHENKSAREIMGEPDDLKLHSSATLFAQVSPPDSPFHQLLTRYFDSEPDPRTLELLQRETTVH; translated from the coding sequence ATGGCCTCCGACGACAACCAACCCTCCTCCGCCGCGGATCCCTTCGACCTGCAACGCTTCCTCTACGCCCAGGAAGGCCCCTACAAAATCGCTCTGCGCGAACTGCGCGCCGGCAAGAAAACCAGCCACTGGATGTGGTTCATCTTCCCCCAGCTCGCCGGTCTCGGCACCAGCCCCATGGCCGAACGTTTTGCCATCCAATCCCGCGACGAAGCCGCCGCCTACCTCGCCCACAAGACCCTCGGCGCCCGCCTGCACGCCTGTGCCGCCGCCTTGCTCACCCACGAAAACAAATCCGCCCGGGAAATCATGGGCGAACCCGACGACCTCAAGCTCCACTCCAGCGCCACGCTTTTCGCCCAGGTCAGCCCGCCCGACTCCCCGTTCCACCAACTCCTCACCCGCTACTTCGACAGCGAACCCGACCCCCGCACCCTGGAACTGCTCCAGCGCGAAACCACCGTGCACTGA
- a CDS encoding carbon starvation CstA family protein, whose amino-acid sequence MHPLLIAFLAGVGFVVAYHTYGRWLGGKIFKLSANAVCPSRRLADGNDYVETPKSVVFGHHFASIAGTGPIVGPAVAIIWGWVPALLWVIFGSIFIGAVHDFGALVVSLRNNGQTVGDIAGRVLNRRVRVLFLCILFLALMIVLAIFGLVIASVFRMFPSAIVPCVIQIPIAVAIGAWLNRHGKSLLLPSLVALGVMYVTVIYGDVGFLHALNAAMADWSLLQWVVLLLGYSYVASVLPVWTLLQPRDYINSLQLISVLALLVLGVLAATFVGGGAEAAAAGAGFEMVAPAFNLSPAGAPAMFPFLFITIACGAISGFHCLVSSGTSSKQLKQEPDARMVGYGAMLTEGFLATLVILACGAGVGLGLTEAGGEVFTGAAAWSHHYAQWSSGLGPALGAFVGGSANFLEALGIPAAVAVALMGVFVASFAGTTLDTACRLQRYIVQELANAVVPKPAEGAGGVDWLGALRGKHGATIFAVVTAVVMAAIPPAGAEWTWANAGRGGLILWPIFGATNQLLGGLSFLVIAFYLWRRSVPVWFLIVPMILMLVLPAWAMTLNAFVGEASWWAQGNWLLVGVAVITMGLEAWMVVEAVQLFPRVKGVVEAGALDAAGNAVDPAR is encoded by the coding sequence ATGCACCCCCTCTTGATCGCTTTCCTGGCGGGCGTCGGTTTCGTCGTCGCCTATCACACCTATGGCCGCTGGCTCGGTGGCAAAATTTTCAAACTCTCGGCCAATGCGGTGTGTCCGTCGCGCCGCCTGGCCGATGGCAACGACTACGTGGAGACGCCGAAGAGCGTGGTGTTTGGGCATCACTTTGCGTCGATCGCGGGCACGGGGCCGATCGTGGGGCCGGCGGTGGCGATCATCTGGGGATGGGTGCCGGCGCTGTTGTGGGTGATCTTTGGCTCGATCTTCATCGGGGCGGTGCACGACTTCGGCGCGCTGGTGGTGTCGTTGCGCAACAACGGACAGACGGTGGGCGACATCGCGGGGCGAGTGCTGAATCGGCGAGTGCGGGTGTTGTTCCTGTGCATCCTCTTTCTCGCGCTGATGATCGTGCTGGCGATCTTCGGCCTGGTGATCGCATCGGTGTTTCGGATGTTCCCGAGCGCGATCGTGCCGTGCGTGATTCAGATTCCCATCGCGGTGGCGATCGGGGCGTGGCTCAACCGTCACGGCAAGAGCCTGTTGCTGCCGTCGTTGGTGGCGCTGGGGGTCATGTATGTGACGGTGATCTACGGTGACGTGGGTTTCCTGCACGCGCTGAACGCGGCGATGGCAGACTGGTCGCTGCTGCAGTGGGTCGTGCTCCTGCTGGGCTATTCCTACGTGGCGTCGGTGCTGCCGGTTTGGACGCTGTTGCAGCCGCGGGACTACATCAACTCGCTGCAACTCATCTCGGTGCTGGCGCTCTTGGTGTTGGGCGTGCTGGCGGCGACGTTTGTGGGCGGTGGCGCGGAAGCGGCGGCGGCCGGGGCGGGCTTCGAGATGGTGGCGCCGGCGTTTAACCTGAGTCCGGCGGGGGCGCCGGCGATGTTTCCGTTTTTGTTCATCACCATCGCGTGTGGGGCGATCAGCGGGTTTCACTGCTTGGTTTCGTCGGGCACGAGCAGCAAGCAACTCAAGCAGGAGCCCGATGCGCGGATGGTGGGTTATGGGGCGATGTTGACCGAAGGCTTTTTGGCCACGCTGGTCATCCTCGCGTGTGGCGCGGGCGTGGGGCTCGGGCTGACCGAGGCGGGGGGCGAAGTGTTCACGGGTGCGGCGGCGTGGTCGCATCATTATGCGCAGTGGAGCTCCGGGCTCGGTCCGGCGCTGGGCGCGTTTGTGGGTGGCTCGGCCAACTTCCTCGAAGCGCTCGGTATTCCGGCGGCGGTCGCGGTGGCGCTGATGGGCGTGTTTGTGGCGTCCTTTGCGGGGACGACCTTGGATACGGCCTGTCGCTTGCAGCGCTACATCGTGCAGGAGTTGGCGAATGCGGTGGTGCCGAAACCGGCGGAGGGCGCGGGCGGTGTTGATTGGCTGGGGGCGCTGCGCGGCAAACATGGCGCGACGATCTTTGCGGTGGTCACGGCGGTGGTGATGGCGGCGATTCCGCCGGCGGGGGCGGAGTGGACCTGGGCCAATGCCGGGCGGGGTGGTTTGATCCTGTGGCCGATCTTTGGCGCGACCAATCAGTTGTTGGGCGGCCTGTCGTTTCTGGTGATCGCATTCTATCTCTGGCGGCGATCGGTGCCGGTGTGGTTTTTGATTGTGCCGATGATCCTGATGCTGGTGTTGCCGGCTTGGGCGATGACGCTGAATGCCTTCGTGGGCGAGGCGAGTTGGTGGGCGCAGGGCAACTGGCTGCTGGTGGGCGTGGCGGTGATCACCATGGGGCTCGAAGCGTGGATGGTGGTCGAGGCGGTGCAGCTCTTCCCGCGCGTGAAAGGCGTGGTCGAGGCTGGCGCGTTGGACGCAGCAGGGAACGCGGTCGATCCGGCGCGTTGA
- a CDS encoding GNAT family N-acetyltransferase, translated as MHLSPDDLPPFRVRPIELANAQVRLEPLRPEHGPDLFAIGQDEATWRYMPRPAFTDNVDAARWVADRLNEVLAGTRVCYVIRRLADDTVAGFTCLYDFRRPERALEIGYTWLAPAACRSEVNTATKLLLLTHCFETLGCRRVQFKTDARNLTSQRAIERLGATKEGTLRRHMVVHGTYQRDTVFYSLLPEEWPEVKTRLTHRLTT; from the coding sequence ATGCACCTGTCTCCCGACGACCTGCCGCCCTTTCGTGTCCGCCCCATCGAGCTGGCCAACGCGCAGGTGCGCCTTGAGCCGTTGCGACCGGAACACGGCCCCGACCTCTTCGCCATCGGCCAGGACGAAGCCACGTGGCGTTACATGCCGCGACCGGCTTTCACCGACAACGTCGACGCCGCCCGCTGGGTGGCCGACCGCCTCAACGAAGTGCTCGCCGGCACGCGCGTCTGCTACGTCATCCGTCGCCTTGCCGACGACACCGTGGCCGGCTTCACCTGCCTCTACGACTTTCGTCGCCCGGAGCGCGCCCTGGAGATCGGCTACACCTGGCTGGCCCCGGCCGCCTGTCGCAGCGAAGTGAATACAGCGACGAAGCTGCTGTTGCTTACGCACTGTTTTGAAACGCTCGGCTGCCGCCGCGTGCAGTTCAAAACCGACGCCCGCAACCTCACCTCCCAACGCGCCATCGAGCGCCTCGGCGCGACCAAGGAAGGCACCCTCCGCCGCCACATGGTCGTCCACGGCACCTACCAACGCGACACCGTCTTCTACAGCCTCCTCCCCGAGGAATGGCCCGAGGTCAAAACCCGCCTCACCCACCGCCTGACCACGTAA
- a CDS encoding MalY/PatB family protein has translation MDFTTPPQRLETDSQKWQKYAGRDIIPMWVADMDFLSSAPILEALHQRVDHGVFGYARPVPSTVDAIVKHHAEHYGWEVDPSWFVWMPGMVCGLNLCALAFSDPGDNYLTLTPVYPPFLSAGRNFDRRAVRAPWRLTDTGWELDWEAMTAALTPQTKLFYLCNPHNPIGRVWRRDELERLGAFCLEHDLLLISDEIHCDLILDDTLPHIPSSLISPELAERTITLMAPSKTYNIAGLGCTLAIISNESLRRRFQHIALGLLPEVNNLAYAACEAAYDGSSEPWRQELLTTLRGNAKLIEQTIADLPGVRLVGPQEATYLSWINVEELGLADPVAHFESHGVGLSECAFFGAKPGSYVRLNFGCPEVTLREGLRRFATGVHATRG, from the coding sequence ATGGACTTCACCACGCCTCCTCAACGCCTCGAAACCGACTCTCAGAAATGGCAAAAATATGCCGGCCGCGACATCATCCCGATGTGGGTGGCCGACATGGATTTCCTCTCCTCCGCTCCCATCCTGGAGGCGCTCCATCAGCGCGTGGACCACGGTGTCTTCGGCTACGCCCGCCCGGTGCCGTCCACGGTCGACGCCATCGTCAAACACCACGCCGAGCACTACGGCTGGGAGGTCGATCCGTCCTGGTTTGTGTGGATGCCCGGCATGGTCTGCGGCCTCAACCTCTGCGCCCTCGCCTTCTCCGATCCCGGCGACAACTACCTCACCCTCACACCGGTGTATCCGCCCTTCCTCAGCGCCGGTCGCAACTTCGACCGCCGCGCCGTGCGCGCCCCCTGGCGCCTCACCGACACCGGCTGGGAACTCGATTGGGAGGCCATGACCGCCGCCCTCACCCCGCAGACAAAACTCTTCTACCTCTGCAACCCGCACAACCCCATCGGCCGCGTCTGGCGCCGCGATGAACTCGAACGCCTTGGCGCCTTCTGCCTCGAGCACGACCTGTTGCTCATCTCCGACGAGATTCACTGCGACCTCATCCTCGACGACACGCTGCCGCACATTCCGAGCTCGCTCATCAGCCCCGAGCTCGCCGAGCGCACCATCACGCTCATGGCGCCGAGCAAGACCTACAACATCGCCGGCCTCGGCTGCACCCTCGCCATCATTTCCAACGAGTCCCTGCGCCGCCGCTTCCAACACATCGCGCTCGGCCTCCTCCCCGAGGTCAACAACCTCGCTTACGCCGCTTGCGAAGCCGCCTACGACGGCTCCTCCGAACCGTGGCGCCAGGAACTCCTCACCACCCTGCGCGGCAACGCCAAGCTCATCGAGCAAACCATCGCCGACCTCCCCGGCGTGCGCCTCGTCGGCCCGCAGGAAGCGACCTACCTCTCCTGGATCAACGTGGAAGAGCTCGGCCTCGCGGATCCTGTTGCCCATTTCGAGTCCCACGGCGTCGGCCTCAGCGAATGCGCCTTCTTCGGCGCCAAACCCGGCAGCTACGTGCGCCTCAACTTCGGCTGCCCCGAAGTCACCCTCCGCGAAGGCCTCCGCCGCTTCGCCACCGGAGTCCACGCCACCCGCGGCTGA
- a CDS encoding thiol-disulfide oxidoreductase DCC family protein codes for MSEERDAPQLTSTSAVGGWAGPLLLFDGECGLCNAVVRFLLRRDAAAVLRFAPLQGATGQATLRRLGLPTTDFDSIVFLPNATGTACRLKSDGVAAVLQCLPGWPRIAGRWLERVPTWLRDGGYTVVARTRYALFGAFVPRPLERPEWAERFFE; via the coding sequence ATGAGCGAAGAACGCGACGCGCCGCAGCTTACGTCGACGTCCGCCGTGGGTGGCTGGGCGGGGCCGTTGCTGTTGTTCGACGGCGAGTGCGGCCTGTGCAACGCGGTAGTGCGTTTCCTGTTGCGGCGCGATGCGGCGGCGGTGCTGCGTTTTGCGCCGCTGCAGGGCGCGACCGGTCAGGCGACGCTGCGGCGGCTGGGGCTACCGACGACGGACTTTGATTCGATCGTGTTTTTGCCGAACGCGACGGGGACGGCGTGCCGGTTGAAATCCGACGGCGTCGCGGCGGTGCTGCAGTGCCTGCCGGGCTGGCCGCGGATCGCGGGGCGATGGCTCGAGCGGGTGCCGACGTGGTTGCGCGACGGCGGTTACACGGTGGTGGCGCGCACGCGCTACGCGTTGTTCGGCGCGTTCGTGCCGCGACCGCTGGAACGCCCGGAGTGGGCGGAGCGGTTTTTTGAATGA
- a CDS encoding Hsp20/alpha crystallin family protein, with translation MNLLNSIIPAFHRSPAVRQGHRDEDLGATIKPHYEIKETEDAYGLTVQLPGVNKAGLEITAEDTTLRLVGKRAWTRPAGWTALYRETTDATYLLELDHDNAIDLDKIRAELNDGVLRVSLPKAEAIKPRKIAVS, from the coding sequence ATGAATCTGCTCAATTCGATCATCCCCGCCTTTCATCGCAGCCCGGCCGTGCGCCAGGGCCACCGCGACGAGGACCTCGGTGCGACGATCAAGCCGCACTACGAAATCAAAGAAACCGAAGACGCCTACGGGCTTACCGTGCAGTTGCCGGGCGTGAACAAGGCCGGTCTCGAAATCACCGCCGAAGACACGACCCTGCGCCTCGTGGGCAAGCGCGCCTGGACGCGTCCGGCCGGTTGGACCGCGCTCTATCGCGAGACGACCGACGCGACCTACCTGCTCGAGCTCGATCACGACAACGCGATCGACCTCGACAAGATTCGTGCCGAGCTGAACGACGGCGTGCTGCGCGTCAGCCTGCCGAAGGCCGAAGCGATCAAGCCGCGCAAGATTGCGGTCAGCTAA
- a CDS encoding Hsp20/alpha crystallin family protein, whose translation MRIVRYAYPTNRYAPASVFGRSPWAGLETEIDRLFSSALSDFAGTPAGNDRFPVDLYEDENNAYVRAELPGFDRKSINVEVVDGYLTIDATREEKRGEKTSTAKFSRSVALPDEVKTDGVSAAYTDGVLTVTLPKKEEAKPRKISVQVN comes from the coding sequence ATGAGAATCGTTCGTTATGCTTACCCGACCAACCGCTACGCCCCGGCTTCCGTTTTTGGCCGCAGCCCCTGGGCCGGACTCGAAACGGAAATCGATCGGCTGTTCAGCTCTGCGCTGAGCGACTTCGCTGGCACCCCCGCCGGCAACGACCGCTTTCCGGTCGACCTGTATGAGGACGAAAACAACGCCTACGTGCGGGCCGAACTCCCGGGCTTCGATCGCAAGTCGATCAACGTGGAAGTCGTCGACGGTTACCTGACCATCGATGCCACTCGCGAAGAGAAGCGCGGCGAGAAGACCTCGACCGCGAAGTTCAGCCGCTCCGTGGCGCTGCCCGATGAGGTCAAGACCGACGGCGTGAGCGCCGCCTACACCGACGGTGTGCTCACCGTGACGTTGCCGAAGAAGGAGGAAGCCAAGCCGCGCAAGATCTCCGTGCAGGTGAACTGA
- a CDS encoding glucosaminidase domain-containing protein: MSDPRRRAAARKLGIAGIVVVAILIWSQCSRHAPSFLPFVPEHLPDFADYTDVNEKKTAFFDFLAPHIEAVNQGILKDRRRLEAIRADAAEGDAPGWIDRRWITHLAERYEFEDIPEKPTLAFVDQLLRRVDIIPPSLIMAQAANESAWGTSRFARQGNNLFGMRTYEPGTGIVPKRRAAGATWEVAAYDTVREGLADYIQTLNTGSTYRQLRNLRRDLRRQDRTISGSVLAGGLTRYSEKGYEYVAIIRSMIRSNKLAQYDEAHMAAERGE; this comes from the coding sequence GTGTCCGATCCGCGTCGCCGCGCCGCCGCCCGCAAACTGGGCATCGCCGGCATCGTGGTCGTGGCCATTCTCATCTGGAGCCAGTGCTCGCGCCACGCGCCGTCCTTCCTGCCCTTCGTGCCGGAACACCTGCCCGACTTCGCCGACTACACCGACGTAAACGAAAAGAAGACGGCCTTCTTCGACTTCCTCGCCCCCCACATCGAGGCGGTGAATCAGGGCATTCTTAAAGACCGCCGTCGCCTCGAAGCCATCCGCGCCGACGCCGCCGAAGGCGATGCGCCGGGTTGGATCGATCGCCGCTGGATCACCCACCTCGCCGAGCGCTACGAGTTTGAGGACATCCCGGAAAAACCGACCCTCGCTTTCGTCGACCAACTGCTGCGTCGCGTCGACATCATCCCGCCCTCGCTCATCATGGCGCAGGCCGCCAACGAGTCCGCCTGGGGCACTTCGCGCTTCGCCCGCCAGGGCAACAACCTCTTCGGCATGCGCACCTACGAACCCGGCACCGGCATCGTGCCCAAGCGCCGCGCCGCCGGCGCCACCTGGGAAGTCGCCGCCTACGACACCGTGCGCGAAGGTCTTGCCGACTATATTCAAACGTTGAATACTGGCAGCACCTACCGCCAGCTGCGCAACCTGCGCCGCGACCTCCGCCGCCAGGACCGCACCATTTCCGGCAGCGTTCTCGCCGGCGGCCTCACCCGGTATTCAGAAAAAGGTTACGAATACGTCGCCATCATCCGCTCGATGATCCGCTCCAACAAGCTCGCCCAATACGACGAAGCCCACATGGCCGCCGAACGCGGCGAGTGA
- a CDS encoding SGNH/GDSL hydrolase family protein gives MKLPLRSAPLLGALLALVFGNAALAAEPLNPHWEEEVAGIEAREQKAPVPAGGILFTGSSSIRLWKTLAADYPELPVINRGFGGSQISDLIAYFDRLVLPWKPRQIVVYSGTNDISDGEAAEQVLADWAMLCGMIERELPGTRIALIAAAPNPARWAQRETQERFNTLAAAFCARNGYDFIDVWTPMLGPDGEPSRDIYVEDKLHMNAAGYAMWREIVAPYLQ, from the coding sequence ATGAAACTGCCCCTTCGATCCGCCCCGCTGCTGGGCGCTCTGCTGGCTCTGGTTTTCGGCAACGCGGCACTGGCCGCCGAGCCGCTCAACCCGCATTGGGAAGAGGAGGTGGCGGGGATTGAAGCGCGGGAGCAAAAGGCGCCGGTGCCGGCGGGCGGGATCCTGTTCACGGGCAGTTCCAGCATCCGCTTGTGGAAAACGCTGGCGGCGGACTATCCGGAGTTGCCGGTCATCAACCGTGGCTTCGGCGGATCGCAGATCTCGGATCTGATCGCTTACTTTGACCGGCTGGTGCTGCCGTGGAAACCGCGCCAGATCGTGGTGTATTCAGGAACCAATGACATCAGTGACGGTGAGGCGGCCGAGCAGGTGTTGGCGGACTGGGCGATGTTATGCGGCATGATCGAGCGGGAGCTGCCCGGCACCAGGATCGCCCTGATCGCGGCGGCGCCGAATCCGGCGCGTTGGGCGCAGCGGGAAACGCAGGAGCGGTTCAATACGCTCGCGGCGGCGTTTTGTGCGCGCAACGGGTATGATTTTATCGACGTCTGGACGCCGATGCTCGGGCCGGATGGTGAGCCCTCGCGCGACATTTACGTCGAGGACAAGCTGCACATGAACGCGGCCGGTTACGCGATGTGGCGCGAGATCGTGGCGCCGTATTTGCAGTAG